Within the Indicator indicator isolate 239-I01 chromosome 1, UM_Iind_1.1, whole genome shotgun sequence genome, the region tgtgtttggtttttggtttttttttaagaggaaaacaaggaaTGCAGCTTGtgagaaataaaccaaaatatgtaattttttaaaattttgttttcatttatttggcAGTAATatccaacccctcccccccacttcAGAACAATTACAAAATCAAGTAAAATAAGTGCACTAAGGAAACCTACAGAATACTGATAAATTTCACACACATAGGGATTACAGAGGGAGGAGTGGGACTTCTTTGACTTCTTTGTTGCTTAAATTTGGccttttgggggggaaaaaaaaaagcgccTTCCCTGCTCTTTGCAGCCTGCACAGCCAGTGTCCCAGAGGGCAATAGCTGGAATTCTGCACTTCCCTGACCGGCCAGCTTGCTGCGGGGTACTCCCTGGACATCTCTCACCCAACGGCTGCCTATCCCCTGGGCATGGGGAGGTGAGATATTTTGGTTCCCTTTGGGTACCATAGCCCTTCAAACTGGCATTGATCCCCACAGTTGCACCATCCCTTGagggcaagaggaaaaggcTTCACGTGTTGGTAGCCCTTTCCATGGTGGAAGCATATTCATTGCAATCCTATCCCACTTGTCCGAGGCTGTCCTAGGATATGCTGTATGGCTTTGTCAGGGAGCTCAGCTCACCTTGCCCAAGACAGCAGTCCATCCCTTTGCCTCCAGTGCAAGTGCAAGCTCTGTAAACCTCAAAAGCCAgcacccacctctccagctgtccccagcagccatCCTCATCGACCACACATCCACAGGAAGGGGCCTACAGAACTTATTGCATAATGCATCTTACAGAAGCTCTTCAGCTGTGGATTTGCCTCCACttcctgcttctcccagttGGAGATCTTCCTGACTGGACAATAAAATGTTATCTCCATCCAGGGAAAGCCTTTAAGGCAAGCTGTTGTGTTTTCTCTAAGGCACTTTAATGATCCAAGCTGAACGAAGTGAGCTGGGAGGCACAAACTACCTTtcagagcagggatggaataaagcaaaacatttaTTAACAATGTTCCTGTGACTTCACATCCAGCACATGAAGTTGTTTCACTCATCCTGTTGGGAAGGAACGAGGGTACATCTAATGGGTGCTCCTAATTCCACCAACCACTTTTCATTCAGTGCCACCAGAACACAATGACTCAGTCCCTGAGCAGCATTGTCCACGTTACCCTCAGTTCTTATGGTCTCATTCCCCCCACCTTCACAGGTGACAGCTTCTCAGACCCTTATGGGAAAAGAACAAACCTCCTTCTGTATGATGCCAAAACCTCCAAGCATGGCAGGGTAGAGTATGATTCTCTCTGAGTCAAAGTTAGTGGAAGTCCTCTGGGTTCATATCAGGGAAACAGCTCAAAGACCAGACAGCCTTTAACAAATCTGGCTCATGGGTGAGACCAAGGGATGGACCAAGATTTCTCCTTTTCCTACACTAGTTAGGTAGCAGCTCATTCTTGCTCTCCAAGGAAAGCACTGTGCAAGAAGGGAAATGTTGGGACAAAAGTCCTGCTGATCTTCACTCAAGCAGAACATGATTTTGCAGATGCATGGGGAGTTTCACTTGAGTAAGTGCTAGAGACTGCAAGACACCTGGCAACAACTGCTGACGTTGCTCACAAACACAACTGTTTGGGATGCACAGCAGGGGTATGAAAAGGACCACAGAAACTGGATGTTCAGGTGTGGGAGTGTATGAAATACATTTGACAACTGCAGGAGGAAAATCATCAGGGCTTGAGGGTACAGAGGTGAATGTCAACAAAACAGTATTTCATTTCTGTCCAGGACCAATGGTCTGAGCAACGCATCAGACAGAAATGAAGGGATGTGAGGGTGGTCAAAGATGATTTAATCAAAGATACTGTGAAATATGTGAGCAATgaggcttccagccctgactcCAAACTCAGAACCTGGAGTCAAAGAATAACCCTATTGCCTCATCCCAGAGGGAGATGGAAAGCCTAAGATGATGGCTAACAGCCCAGACTCCAACTAAACAGCTTTCTATGTAGTCAAGCCTTTTAACAATCCTACTAACGAGACTGTCTGGTTCCTCTGTCTCTAGATTACTTGACACTTCCTTCTGGGCAATTTAGAGAGGCATGAGCATGGACTCTGACCACATGGTCAACACTAGCTAACGGAgcaagagacagagagctgcagtgTTGATCTGTGCCTGGTCAAACTAATTACAATCCACCCCTGTCTCTTCTTCCCATGAGGGACATGGCTTGTCCCCAGCTGAGAAacaccttgtagagcagggctCACAAGTTGCTTGTGATGTTTGCGGTGGCTGAGCACAGGTGCAATACAAACTGTGCACGGGTATCACAGCACTGTCAACAATAAAAACCCACAGGCTGGGTTTTCATGAAAGATCTAGAGctacaaaaacatacaaaagcTGAATTACTACCATAGgaaataaagtaataaaaaacaaaacaaaaaggggaGTCAGCATGTGAATGTGGTAAGAAAAAGATATGATAGCACCTCTAAGGAAGGGGCAAGGAGAGTAAGAGTGAGATGAGGTCAAAAGGAACCATGTTGTGTTAGAGCCCACAATGTACTGGAGGAACTGCTGGGGACAGTACGGTGGAAAGCAAGGAGGAACGTGCTGGACTCACACCAGCAGCATGGCACCACAACTTCCAGGTGTCACACCAGGCTGACCAGCTTTGAGGAGTTTAAACCAAAGGGGAGGGTAAGCAGGCCAAGGTCCTTGGCTAATGATGCCCTGCAGCACATGTGCTCAGCCACAAAACTGCTGGGCCTGTATTTCTGCAGCCAAGGATTGATGTGTGGATTGAAGATCCCCTTTTCTATCCAGCACTGACCTCCATCCTTTCCCCAAATCCAGGGGAACAACAAATCTATGTCAGCTCTTAGAGGGAACAGATGTCTACTCTGAGAGAGGGtcccagaggctgctgcaggtcccttccagccttccaAGGCCCCAGCAATGAAGCTCCCTGAACAGGtgggctctgctcccattttctggccccattctctgtGTATTACAAAACAAATAACCCATCGCTATACAATGTAAATATCTGTGACTGGGCAAGTGTAGCAGACACTTGCACATACTGAGATCAACACTGGAGGACAGGGCAGCAGGTTGGGCCCATCCTCCTGGGCTCCTCCAGTGTGGAGGCCCCTCACATTTCCTTGGTGCTCATTCTCTTGGTCTTCTCAGCTGTCTCCTAGAGAAAGagagcacagaggtgaggctccACACTGACACAGCAGTGCCCTGAATCCTTTGGTCCATCCACAAGAAGTGCTAATACTGGCTTGTACTTCAAAGCCTCACACCTGTATTTGTCCCCACAGGCAACAGCGATGCCCTTTACTCTGCTCCCCCTTACACCACAAGTATCTCCAagtgacagaagcagaaggaattCCTATAGCAAGGAGAGCCTTAGAAGAAGCTCCACTAGCAAGGAGAGGCTTAGTACAAGCAGACCTTCCCACACTAACCTGATGCTTCTGCAGTTCCTGAACATATCTagccagctcctcctcagtCAGATCTTGATTAGGTTGCTGTCTCTGAGCAGGCATCTTCTCATTCTTCCCTGCAAACAGAAATGGAGTTCAGTGTTATCACAAACAGGGGATACAAATATCAGAGTCTGAGCCgtggtagaacaagaggcagGTTGACTACAGTATTCCTTAAGCTTAGGGAGGCCTTGCTGGAAGAAGGTATGGGCTGGCTTCTAGAAGGAAAACGGACCTGTGGCTGCCTGGGACTTTGGAATCTGGATATTCAGTTTGTCCCTATCTCCCCCTCCcgtgtaataaaaataataaagccaCAAGGAAGAGGCTGAGTATTATTCTGAAGAAGCACCTATAATTAGCTCAAACATCTTGGCCTCTTACAGGCTAAAAATGGAAGCTCAGTGCTGGTCCAAGGAGGATAGCTGGTGCCTTGCAAAAAGGTAATTTTGCTCAGGGGAGATGCCTCTTGATGATATAGCTGATCTGATTCTCGGGTTTCATTATCCCTCTAACACATAGCCTCTAACCTCTCTGCTACTCTGCCATGGGCACAAAGTACAAGGAATTGTTGCCCcactctgcttctgctgaggaTGCAGGGAAAAAAGCAGGCAGTAAGACCAGGAGTTGTATACCAACTTTGAAGGTTGGTATAGAGGAGGCAGCAAAAAGAGTCTGCCATTCAGCTGCTTAACCTTAACCTCTGGGACCTACCCACAGCTCCACTGGCAGCTCTATTAATATTGAAGTTGTCTTTTCTGAGGTGAGTTTCTGCTGTCACAACCAAGTTTGGGCTGAGGTGATCCCAAAGTCTCTGCCTCAGAAGGCTAGATAAATGTGAATAATACCTTTTGctgcttccctctttcctctgccCAAACTATTGGCTATAGATCTGAACAAATGTACTGCTGACAGCTTCTGcacagcactgaaaacaaaCCTCAAGCAAAGCTCTGTTTCTAGGGAAGAAAGCCATGAAAAAcacagtgcagtgctgggagggtaGGCATGACTCCTTGAAAAGTAGATTGCCCAAGGCCAGGTAAATCCCTGGACTGCCTATGAGAAGGCAAAAGGGGAGAGATGTTGTTCACAACCCTACCAAGACTTCTTACAGTTGTAGCACAGGTGTCAAAATTTAAAAGTGCCTTCCAGAAGAAGAATGGACAGACCAAGAACCCTGTGTTCTTGTGATCACCACCTCCCTTCATCTCCCTTGCTGTTATTTTCTTCTACAGTTTTTATGGCAAGAAGCTAAAGTGCTTTCTTGGGCCTACTGGATGAAGTCTTGTATCCCCCCTCTGGGGTAAAACAGGACTCTAGCTCCTGTTGTACACATACACTGAGGATACTGATACCCATACAGGAAAGTGGAGTTGCATGTATGGTTGCTGACAGTGACCTCTTTGGCCTGTGTAATGCTCCAAGCCATCTGGATGCAGAATAGCTGTGGTCTTGGAGATTTGCTGCTGAATTTTCATAACATCAaatccaaacaacaaaccctcaATCCAATTACACATTTTTTGACCTCTAGAACAGAACCAGCTTGGGTTTGGTCAACCTAAAGCACAAGACGGCAATGTAAATACCACCCATAGAACAGCTGAGAGAGAAGGAATTTGGATAGCTGGTGCcctgagaaagacagaaagcGAAATTCCCTCTTGTAGAAAACCAGAGTAATTGTCTGGAGAGCATACAGACCCTCGCATGTCATTGCAGTGCACACCCAGTTCCCACAGGCACAGACGCAGCGGTTGCACTCCACCTGGGTCTCTGCTCCATCCTCATAGTTTTCATCTTCCAGGGCACACTCtagaaaggaacaaaataaGGGCAGTGGTTGTGAGACAGTAAGCAGACAAAAGACAACATACTTTGGAGATGCCTTGAGAGAGGACAGGTACAAGGTTTTGAAGACGTTCATCCTTCCCCTAACCACCAGAAGTTTCATAACAACTAAAACGTTCATGCTGGATTTGGTGAGTGAAATCagccaaaaaaataatttgggaaAGTCAAAGACTTAAATTTGTTTCCTCAAAAGAATACATTTCAATTCCAAATGAAGCCTCAGTACTGGATTTGAATTTCTTAATTTGCTATATATAGATGAGAACACACAAAGTAAAAGTTTTGGTTACTCTGAAGCAATTCCTGTTGCAGGTGGGAATTTAAGCAAATTATTTGTCTATTTGCTGTTGCCctgagaaagagaggaaagaaccAAGGGTTTCTCATTTCAGCTCACATTCCTTCTCACAGCTCCATTATATGTTTAAGCCCAGGCCCCCAAACCCTGTATGGTGTTCAGTGAAAACCAGCTGATCATGTTCTCTGGGGGAGATGCAGCAGCCCTAGCTTCCCACTGAAAAAGGCCACAGAGATTTCAACTTTTGCTCCCTAAGAAGCACAGCCTCTGCCCACTCCTCAGTGCTACCACAGTGCGATGTAAATCTGGCACCTCTGGACTGGCACCCCCTGAGGAGACAATGCGATGAATGACTAGGCATGCCTGGTCAGCAGAACACTAAGCTTCTTCCACATTAACTGTTGCACTAAGCAGGATTTGGAAGGATAGTGAACTTTGAGATGTTCACCAGGAAGGCTCCCTGTCTGAAAGGCAGAGCATAGCAGGACTTTGTTCTGACTTTCCTAAGTTATCCAGACGTGAACTCCTCATGTGATTCATCTCTCCGCTGTTACATACAAGCCTTGACCTTCCAAGCATACCATACCCATTTGACCTATACTCTTGCTTCTAAAATCCCAATCTTTTTCATTAGAAGAGCTGTTTGAGCTCCAGGATAGAAAAAGTAGTACTTTTGACAAAGCAGGGACAAGGGGTGCACTCAGATGGGAGATAGGTGTGTATGAACATTATTTCTGGAAGTGGAGTTGCAGCATCTAATGTTTCGCCCAAAGTTGGtctctttcatttcttctgttcCCAGGACTCATGTCGTTCCTGAGTACAAGCGAGGAGTTCTTACTTTTCTCTGGTGGGTTGAAGGATGGACTGAGGCACTTGAGAAATTCATTGAAGCTGAGCTTCCAGTCCGCATTTTCATCTGACAGCTCGATGAGGGCATCTACACAGAGTCCCCTGAAAGGAAACACAAAGGTGTGTTCTACACAGGGCTGCACTAGGTtgatccctgctctgctggcttcGTAGTACAGATGGGTAAAACCAGTAGTAACTAGGAAAGCTCTGAGATGCCTGACAGAAGTGGCTTCTGTACTGAAACCTCATTGGAtatagagagaagaaaaaacagccACAAAATACCCCGTCTGGCAAAAGGCTGGGAAGTGGGGGGATATTCACAACAGCAGGAATAGGAACCTATTGACATCTACATGCTGTCACATGGGTCTGCAAGCAGAGCCTAACCACAAGCAGCCTGTTCTCCTTATTGTCTCACACGCACAAAAAAGGGAAATCTCCCAAACTGTGTTTTCATGCTATGCTTGCACCAGCACCAACTACAAGCTGCCTATAAGCTGTGTTTCCCCACCACCTTTCTTGTACTGGATGTAGCCAATTTATTAGgaaattttaatttctgtcaCCCAACTCACCTTCTGGCTGCACACCTACTAGATTTAAGGCCAAAGAGGATTGGAATACAAGTGATGTGAAGGGTAAGGGCAGGATTGCTCCTTTTGGTGGTATTCATACCCAACTGAGTGAGAAGCCACTTCATACAGTTATCATCGTTAGTGAAAGCCCTAAGTGATACTTTCCATGAGTggattttcatggccctccttcTACCACACCTGGCCCCTTGCTCTTTTAGCATCCTGTTCACTGCCCACCTGAGCAGCTTGTTGGTCTCCTGGTCCATGTAGGTGGTGATGTTGACAGCAGTCTCATTCTGCTCCACGAACTTCAGGAATTCAGTGGAATCCAAGCGAGAATCGCCATCATCAAAGCTCTGCAGGGAAAGATGGGAGGATGTGAGAGGGTCTGATTTATCGGTTCAGGATaccccttctcttcttcctcttccatttGTACTTAACATTTTTGAAGCTTAAGTGAAACAGGTTGCATCATCCCTGTTCTGCACAAAGAACAGAGGCTCAGAAGAAACCAGCAACATATCCATACTAGCATCAGAACTGGGAGACGGGAACCTAGCCTTCCTCTCACTGATAAAATACACTGCCTCTCATTCACTTCCTGCTGCTTGATTTATGGCTCTAACcccatttctttttgttccaGCCAGCTCTTAGCCTTCTTATATATCTCCTGCTTTTAAGCAGACCAGTTGCATTCAAGGAGGTGTCAGTTTTCCAATCTGTGCAAATCCAAAGCTCTGCGTGGACTGTGACAATGAAAATCATGCAAAGCAATTTTCAGCTGATCCCAAAGAAGAAACAATTTAATGAAACAGCACAGCACCTCACCACCAACTTTTTAGGGTCTGGACAGGACTCCTGGCACTGAAGACCAGGATTTTTAGCCCCTTCGTGTTTGGAGATGTCAATATCACAGTGCTGGGCACTCAGCAGGAACTGCCGGGCCCTCTCACAGACAGCTGCATTGCAGTGAAGGGAAAATGAATTCTGCACGCAGACTGCTGCTGGCTAATTTTTGCTGTGTGACTTGGGGCAGGTTACTGTTGTCTCCTCATGCAGTGCTTCCAGAAATGCTGGAAGAGACACCACCTGTTGTTACCTCTATGTGGCTTAGTAGAAACCTGTTGGTCTAGGAAAACTACTCACACACTGTAGACAGCACCTAACTGCTCCACCAACGTGTTTCCGTTCTACTGGACTTTGAAGCCTCTCGTCCCGCTATTCCTTGTGGAagtggctgcagctccctcaaTGACTCAGACTCAATTAAGCTAGATTTCCTGCATTTCAATGCTATGGTCTGCATTTACATGTTCCCCCAGAGACCCTCCGAAACAGAGCAGCTTCCTGCTACCAGTCTCACTCATCTTTAGATAACATCCTTCGAGGTCATGGCCTGCCTGATGTACAACCCACATCCCAGTGATCCACCCAAGTCAGGTTTCCAGGAGGTAAACAGCTTACTGACACACATACAAACCTCCCCATcgaggagaaaagggaaaagcttcGTGACATCTTTGTCTTCAGCGTTTCTAACCTGCAGGGTAGGAGTTAGGCCATTTGCAGAGTGGGAATGAGGAGTGGGCATGGCAGAATTCCTTAAGCGACAGCAGGCCCTCACTGGTTGAAcaaatttttgtgtgtttgaaCCCACTTAGTTTACTTTTCTTAGATGTATCTCAAGTTGTTTCAAGCTTTGAATTCTGCTTTAAAAGTATTTCAAAGCCTTAAGGATTGTTGATATGGTGGATTATCACccaacagagaaggaaattcccCCTTTGGGCTGAGAAAATGCTTTGTCATAGAAACTTTCACCCACTTCTGTCTGGGATTGGTGCTCCAGGAAAAAGGGGACAATAAAGAGATCATAGACAGAACCATAGCAttgcttttggttggaaaagacctttaagatcatggagatCAAccgttatctaactctaccaaggctggtgctaaaccatgtctctcagcaccacatctctgcatctttgaaataccttcagggatgaggattcaactaACTGCCCGgagagcttgttccagtgtttgaaaaccctctcagtaaagaagttccttctaatatccaatcctaaacctcccctggagcaatgaggccatttcctatcacttgttagcaAGGAGAAGAGACGAACCCctaccttgctccagcctcctttcaggcagtcgtagagagcaaggaggtctccccatGAGGCTCTGTCTCTAATCTATGGCCACAGGTTGACTCCAGGGCATGGATGGGCATGGGGATGGTGGAGGTGACCAGGCTGTGCCATGGTGGTAGAGAAAGCTTGTGGCTGGCTCATGGCAAAGCCCATGGTCTAGAGAGGCTCTCTGTGAAGGCTTCTGGAGATGCTTGCAGGGGGAGGGACTGAGTAGCTCTGCTTTGCAGGACCGGAGCAGCTTTCTGGTGCTGGCAGGTGCTAGTGGGGGTGCCTGAGGCAGTAAGCCAGAAGTGGCTTTCCACAGAAGGAGCAGCATTAATGGCTACAAAAGCAAAGAAGCTCTCTGGAGCCCAGGGACCAGCTCCTCTGTCTCACCAGGTGGTACCATTGCCATGGCAAATGCTCCCAGCGCTAACTCCTGTCAGGCACCTCTCACCATCAACAGCTTATGATTTAAACactctccccttttccccacCTGCTCGTCCAGCTCTGTTCTGAAGGCTTTGAAGTCTTTCTCAGGAGTTGTGCATGAAGGGGAGGGATGAAGCAGTGCGTGTGGCAGAAGCATGGAAGAAGCTGTGATATGCTGGTTACAAAAGGGGGTGGAGATGGGCAGACTgacagggaggagggaagaacaGGGTTATTGCAGGGCTCGAGACTCATGGGTGGCTCTGCTTTCTTTGCAGAGCATTTGTAACTGCCAGCTCTTGGCCACAACTGGGCCATATTCCTTGCAAGCAAATATTCCACTTGAAGCCCTCAAGCATCCCCTATTCCCCCTCAGCATGGCCTTGGGACTGCCTGGAACAAAGtaccagctgcctctgctccagcctcctgctccttctACTTGCATTTCCAGCACTTTCACCCATCTTTTCACCTCTGGCTATCTTCACTCCCCCTGAGACCAgttcttttctctgctgccaCAGGCAAACCTGACCTgacctccttttccccagggaaGGGCTGTCCCACAGCTATGCCAGTGGCtccatcagcagctgctgcaggcagcctgtaACATGTCATGCTGCGAGACACACCAGGCCTTTCTGTCCCACAGCTTGACACGCTCACCACGCACTGGAGCTCCTTGGGTGAGGGCTgctttgcagtgacaggacaaggaatgtTTACCTGCCCTGAGCCAGGCACTTCTCTACTTGCCTTGAAATACTTGTCCAGGACTTCACTGTAGTTGCTGCCTTTGGAGAACCATCCATCTGGAATGATCTCAGCTTCCAGCCACTGGATGACTCGGCGACGAAGCTCATCCCTGTCTGACTGGTAGCAGACCACTGTTATGGGAGAAGGTGTAACAGAATAAAAAAGCAAGAGTGAGAGAAATGAAGCTGACAGGGAGACCACAGGCAGACAGCTGGCAATAAAAAAAGCAGTGAGCCAGCCCTGATGGCAAGTTGCAGgcagctccatccttggagacgtGCCATAGGCAGATgaaagcagaggtgctgcacaCTGAGCAGTGGACGGGCTGTGGGCGACACCGTGTGGCAAGGCCGGAAAACGACACTCCTGCCAaatcccttctgccttcccatCCTCAAAGTCTGTGGAGTAACAACCCAGGGTTGACTCTTGGTCTGAAGTGATAGATGGAAAAAGGTGACTGACTGGCCCTGATGGCAGCGTCCCCAGACTACCCTCAGGTACCAAAACCTCCATCCTCTGCAAGGGCAAAGACTATCTCAGGAGATTTAATTTCTTCAAAGCCCTGACTTGCCCACTCTGATGAGAAATAGGGAGTCAAGTTGGACTTGTTCACAGTGCTCTCCACAGTAACAGGTTTCTCTCAGTGGCTATCACCCTGTATGCTAACACTGAAATATGTGTTTAGAAGCAAAACTGAAACCTTTGATCTGGCTTCCATGAGTTGTAACACCTGCCCACAGGTCAGTGG harbors:
- the FSTL1 gene encoding follistatin-related protein 1, with amino-acid sequence MLLAGLCEQLCPSMAARLPPSVYPVVQDSEGLSEPNFIPPGPTSRQVPLDTPLPPPAFRCRRGPRRDYREARRQERQGHGRGAIWKTLPLLCALMAVARLRAEEEPRSKSKICANVFCGAGRECAMTEKGEPTCLCIEKCKPHKRPVCGSNGKTYLNHCELHRDACLTGSKIQVDYDGHCKEKKSENPAASPVVCYQSDRDELRRRVIQWLEAEIIPDGWFSKGSNYSEVLDKYFKSFDDGDSRLDSTEFLKFVEQNETAVNITTYMDQETNKLLRGLCVDALIELSDENADWKLSFNEFLKCLSPSFNPPEKKCALEDENYEDGAETQVECNRCVCACGNWVCTAMTCEGKNEKMPAQRQQPNQDLTEEELARYVQELQKHQETAEKTKRMSTKEM